In Gemmatimonas aurantiaca, the genomic stretch TGCTGCTGCGTCGCTGGACCGACGCGTAACATCGCTCATCGGTTCTCCGTCATGCGCACACTCATCTTCGGTTACTCGCCCTGCCCCAATGACACCTTCGCGTTCCATGCGCTCGCGCATGGACTGGTCGACGCACCGTTCACCATCGAACCGGTGCTGCTCGATATCGAGGAGCTCAATCGCCGGGCACACGATGGCGCGTTCGATCTCACCAAACTGAGTGTCGGGGCGTTTGCCGCCGTCGGCGATCGCTATCGGTTGCTCCGCAGCGGTGCGGCACTCGGCAAGGGCGTGGGTCCCCTCGTGGTCGCACGCGCACCCATGTCACTCGAGGCGGCCATTGCCGGCGGCCCGGTCGCCATTCCGGGCCGCGAGACCACGGCATACCGCTTGCTGCGTCTCGCGGCGCCGTCGCTCACCGACACGGTGGAGCTGCGCTACGACCGCATTCTGCGCGCCGTGGCCGACGGAGCGGTGCACGCGGGTCTCATCATTCACGAGAGCCGCTTCACCTACGCCGATCATGGTCTGCACAAGGTGATCGACCTCGGCGACTGGTGGGAACGGGAGACGTCGCTGCCGGTCCCGTTGGCGGGGATCTGCGCCCGCGCCGATCTCGATGCCGATATGACGACCGCAGTGGAGCAGGCCATCCGTGCGTCGGTGCAGTATGCCTTCGATCATCCCGAGGCGAGTCGCGAGTACGTGCGCGCTCACGCGCAGGAGATGTCCCCGGAGGTGTGCGCGCAGCACATCGCACTCTACGTGAACGAGCACTCCCTCGATGTGGGCGACCAGGGACTGGCGGCCATCGCACGCCTCGTCTCCGCTGGCCGCGATCCGTAAGCGTCAATCGCGCGTCCACCGAACATCCACCAACCGGCTCCGTCCCACGCCGAGGTGCACATGGCCACCCAGGACGACGTCCGTCGCATTGTGCTGTCCCTCCCGGGCGCCGAGGAGGCCGACGACCGCTTCGCGTTCTTCGTGACGGTGAAGGACAAACCCAAGGGGTTCGTGTGGGTCTGGCTGGAGCGGTTCCACCCGAAGAAAGCACGCGTCCCCAATCCGCGTATGGTGGCGGTCCGCACGAGTAGCGTGGCGGAGCGTGATCTCATGATCGCCGCAGAACCCGGCATCTTCTTCACCGAACCGCACTACAACGGCTATCCGGCCGTGCTCGTCCGCCTGGACGAGATCCCGCTCGACCAGCTCGAGGTGATCATCCTGGAGGGCTGGCGGCGAGTGGCGCCGCGCGAGCTGGCCGACCTCGTGGATTGACCGCAGGCCTCTCCTCGCGCTCCAGGTACCAGGTTCACACCCGCTGTTGTGAGGGGCCGTGGGAAGGCGCACCTTATGAGGATGCGCCCGTCCGTAATGCGTCGTACCGCGCTCGGAACCCTGCTGCTGGCCCTGGCGATCGCGCCGATCGCGTGGTCACAGCGTGGACGCGTGTTCATCGAGCCGAATGTGGCTTACGATGGACGCTTCACCTTCGTGCGCCTCCGGTATACCCAGGGCTATCGCATGGCCTGGAGCGCGG encodes the following:
- a CDS encoding 1,4-dihydroxy-6-naphthoate synthase, whose product is MRTLIFGYSPCPNDTFAFHALAHGLVDAPFTIEPVLLDIEELNRRAHDGAFDLTKLSVGAFAAVGDRYRLLRSGAALGKGVGPLVVARAPMSLEAAIAGGPVAIPGRETTAYRLLRLAAPSLTDTVELRYDRILRAVADGAVHAGLIIHESRFTYADHGLHKVIDLGDWWERETSLPVPLAGICARADLDADMTTAVEQAIRASVQYAFDHPEASREYVRAHAQEMSPEVCAQHIALYVNEHSLDVGDQGLAAIARLVSAGRDP